A single region of the Kineosporiaceae bacterium SCSIO 59966 genome encodes:
- a CDS encoding ABC transporter ATP-binding protein, producing MPADQTTSRKEAATRALADVPRVPGAPKPDPILVADHVLRAFGGLTAVDVEHVEIQRGAITALIGPNGAGKTTFFNLLTGFDRPNRGDWTFNGRKLAGVPAHKVARGGMVRTFQLTKALSRLTVMENMRLGATGQSGERLWAAMFAPLWRSQEESITRRAEEILARFSLDTKRDDFAGSLSGGQRKLLEMARALMSDPEMVMLDEPMAGVNPALTQSLLGHVKDLREQGMTVLFVEHDMDMVRDISDWVIVMAQGKVVAEGPPDAVMSDQAVIDAYLGSHHDAPLTEEEEQQVLAEAEARIEAARTDRTNRQEQP from the coding sequence ATGCCCGCTGACCAGACGACGTCCCGCAAGGAGGCCGCGACCCGGGCCCTGGCCGACGTGCCTCGGGTCCCCGGCGCGCCCAAGCCGGACCCGATCCTCGTCGCCGACCACGTCCTGCGCGCCTTCGGCGGGCTCACCGCCGTGGACGTCGAGCACGTCGAGATCCAGCGCGGCGCCATCACCGCCCTCATCGGGCCGAACGGGGCGGGCAAGACGACGTTCTTCAACCTGCTCACCGGCTTCGACCGGCCGAACCGCGGGGACTGGACGTTCAACGGGCGCAAGCTCGCCGGCGTCCCGGCTCACAAGGTGGCCCGGGGCGGGATGGTCCGCACCTTCCAGCTGACCAAGGCGCTGTCCCGGCTGACCGTGATGGAGAACATGCGCCTCGGCGCCACCGGCCAGAGCGGCGAGCGGCTGTGGGCGGCGATGTTCGCCCCGCTGTGGCGCTCCCAGGAGGAGTCGATCACCCGGCGGGCCGAGGAGATCCTTGCCCGGTTCAGCCTGGACACCAAGCGCGACGACTTCGCCGGGAGCCTGTCCGGCGGTCAGCGCAAGCTCCTGGAGATGGCCCGGGCGCTGATGAGCGACCCCGAGATGGTCATGCTGGACGAGCCGATGGCCGGAGTGAACCCGGCTCTCACCCAGTCCCTGCTCGGTCACGTCAAGGACCTGCGCGAGCAGGGCATGACCGTGCTCTTCGTCGAGCACGACATGGACATGGTCCGGGACATCTCCGACTGGGTGATCGTCATGGCCCAGGGCAAGGTGGTCGCCGAGGGCCCGCCGGACGCCGTGATGTCCGACCAGGCCGTCATCGACGCCTACCTCGGCAGCCACCACGACGCCCCCCTCACCGAGGAGGAGGAGCAGCAGGTGCTGGCCGAGGCGGAGGCGAGGATCGAGGCAGCCCGCACCGACCGCACGAACCGTCAGGAGCAGCCGTGA